Within the Citrus sinensis chloroplast, complete genome genome, the region CTCTTGGGGACGGAGTGGAAGAAGGGAGGAGATTATCGAAGGAGGAAAAGGACCCAATTCTTTCGAAAGAATTGAACGAGGAGCCGTATGAGGTGAAAATCTCATGTACGGTTCTGTAGAGTGGCAGTAAGGGTGACTTATCTGTCAACTTTTCCACTATCACCCCCAAAAAACCAAACTCTGCCTTACGTAAAGTTGCCAGAGTACGATTAACCTCTGGGTTTGAAATCACTGCTTATATACCTGGTATTGGCCATAATTCACAAGAACATTCTGTAGTCTTAGTAAGAGGGGGGAGGGTTAAGGATTTACCCGGTGTGAGATATCACATTGTTCGAGGAACCCTAGATGCTGTCGGAGTAAAGGATCGTCAACAAGGGCGTTCTAGTGCGTTGTAGATTCTTATCCAAGACTTGTATCATTTGATGATGCCATGTGAATCGCTAGAAACATGTGAAGTGTATGGCTAACCCAATAACGAAAGTTTCGTAAGGGGACTGGAGCAGGCTACCATGAGACAAAAGATCTTCTTTCTAAAGAGATTTGATTCGGAACTATTATATGTCCAAGGTCCAATATTGAAATAATTTTAGAGGTTTTCCCTGACTTTGTCCGTGTCAACAAACAATTCGAAATGCCTCGACTTTTTTAGAACAGGTCCGGGTCAAATAGCAATGATTCGAAGCACTTCTTTTTACACTATTTCGGAAACCCAAGGACTCAATCGTATGGATATGGAAAATACAGGATTTCCAATCCTAGCAGGAAAAAAGGGGGGGGAAACGGATACTCAATTTAAAGTGAGTAAACAGAATTCCATACTCGATCTCATAGATACATATAGAATTCTGTGGAAAGCCGTATTCGATGAAAGTCGTATGTACGGCTTGGAGGGAGATCTTTCATATCTTTCGAGATCCACCCTACAATATGGGGTCAAAAAGCCAAA harbors:
- the rps12 gene encoding ribosomal protein S12, translated to MPTIKQLIRNPRQPIRNVTKSPALRGCPQRRGTCTRVYTITPKKPNSALRKVARVRLTSGFEITAYIPGIGHNSQEHSVVLVRGGRVKDLPGVRYHIVRGTLDAVGVKDRQQGRSKYGVKKPK